Within Amycolatopsis sp. FDAARGOS 1241, the genomic segment TGACCGGCGCCGTTCCGAGCGCACGCACCAATCCCGGGAGTGCCAGCAGGTGCGCGACCGGATCGCCCGCAGCCAGGACTTCGGAGATCACGTCGACGCCGGCGTCGAGGTCGAGGTCGGCTGCGGCGCCGGCGAGGTCGATCACCGCGTCGACGTCCCGGGCGATGACCGACAGCGGAAACGCTCGCGCGTCCTCGGTGCGCCACGAAGAGATGTCGCCGACGCCGCACGCCATGAGCAATGGCAACAGCACCGGCACCGCCGGACTGCCGGTGACCACAACCCTGGCGTTGAAGGGCGCGACGGCACGACGACGCAGCGAGACGAGTGTCATCGCGACGAGTGCGATGGCACGGGTGTCCTGCTCGGTGATGATCCGGCTGCAGCCTTCCCGCGCCAGATCACGTTGCACGGCACGGGCGCGCCCCGGCTCCGTCCGGGCGAGGAAGATCGTGCTTATTCCGGCGGGCAGTGCGCGGATGGCCGCGGCGAGGTCCTCCTCGTCGCGTGCGGCGACGGCAACGGCCTGGGGGTTCAGCGCTGTGTGTGCACGCAACAGCCCCGCATCGGATTCGAGCTCGGCCAGCACCGCGCCGGCCTCGTGTGCCCGCATCCAGCCCGAGGCGCTGCCGTCACCGACGATCGCCAGCCCGGACGCGGTCGCCACCGTGCCACTCGTCATTCGCTGAGTGCTGCTCGGTCGTCGGCCGGCGCAGCCAGTACGTCGGGCCGCACCAACCCGGCGGTGTCGACGTCGTGCTCACCGGCGAGGTGCAACAGGTCCGCGAGCCGGCCGCGGTGGAGATCCGCCTCGTCCGGCTGCCCAGCTTCCGCCGCGGCGATCGACGCATCCTGCGCCGCGACGATCCCGCGCCGCAGCTCGCCGACGAACTGACTCTCCACCGTCGTTCCCGTCCTGCCCAGCTCTTCAAACACATAATGTTGTCAATTTCGTATTTTTGCAACTCTTCGGCAGTGTGACGCCTACCAAATCCGGCACGGCCAACGGTCGGCACGGGATCCGGCGAGGAGCGCCGCGGTGATGCGATTGACCAGGGAACGGGCCGCAGGGTGGTCCAGATGCCAATCAGGCGCGGCCTCGGCTGCGAGCACGTTCGCAACGGTGCCGTAAACCTCCGAACCGCAGGTCAGCTGACCGCTCCGGGCCGCGGCCGACAACACCCCGGCTGCGGCGTACGGGGCGGCGTGGGCATCGCCGCGCGTGATGACCACAGGACCGGTCGCCGCCCGCGGGGCGACACCGCCGAGCACATCGATGATCACGTCCGCGTGGGCTGCGGAACCGGGCGCTGAGCCGGCCGCGTTCCACAGCACCAGATCACCCACACCCGAGGCGACGAGCAGCCCCGCCAGGGCCGGCAGCTGCCGGGAGCCGACCGCGAGCACCTTGTTGTCACGCGCGACTCCACCACGGCCGGCGAGGGCTGCTTGCGCGGCCGCGGCGAGGGCGATGGCCATGGCGTCGTGGTCGGTCACGACGCAGCCGCCACCCCATCGCCGTGACCGGCGCTGGATGTCCTCGGACCGGGCTGGTTCGGCGTGCGTGAGAAAGACACACCGGTAGTCGCGCGCTACAGCCTGCACCCGGGTCGCGAGCTCGTCGCCGCCGTCTTCCCCGACCGGGCACACGTCGACCTGAAGCCCGGTGAGGTAGCGGAGCAGGTTGGCGTAGCCCGTGAGCACGAGCGCGAGCGTGGCAGTGCCGTCGACCACGGTGAGGGCGGAGCCGTCCGAGACGACGGCGATCGCCCGCTTCGCGTCGCCACGACCGGCACGCCTCCCCGGGAAATTCACGGCCTCATGTTGTGCATGGTTGAAGAATTTTGCAACTTCTACACACCTTAAGTGCGGCACGCCTGCGAGGTCGAGACCGCTGTCGGCGTCGAAGCGGTTCGAGCTGGTGATGGCGCAAGGTTCGCTGAGCCGTGCCCGCTCACGTCGGCAGCGCGACATCGACGAGGTTGGCGGCGCGCACCCACTCGGACTCGCGGTCGCCAGCTGTCGCTTCCGCTTGCACCGGCATGCACTCCGGCTCGGTGTACGCATCGAAAACGGACGAGCCGGCGACCACGCCGCGCCGGCACAAGCGACCTGCGGCGTCCCCGCGCCGCCCGCCCGGCCGCTACTGCCCTGGTCCCCCGCAAACGACTTCGCATCGGCGACCACCACTACCGCCCCGGCTCCTGCTCGAGACTGCTCACGCCAGGTCAAGCCCCCAACCCCGGCGCCATGACGCCGAGGGCGCGCCGCCCGCAGCGCAAACCCTCGGCCGGGGTAACCCCGCGGGGACAGCAACCGGCGTGCGGCGCAGGCCGCCACCGCCGGGCGCGACCCGGCGAAGCTCCCCACTCGAGTCACACTTTTGCTAGGATTAGAAAATTCGCAACAGTGCAACTGCTGTGCCGGGTGCCAAGATGGTGTGGACGGGGAGGACGATCGACGGCATGACCACGACGGCGGCGTCGCGTGGGCAGCGGCGAGCGCGTGAGGAGCGAACCGGGTGAGCAGGCCCCTGTACCAGTTGAAAGCCGAGTTCTTCAAGACACTGGGGCACCCGGCGCGGATCCGAGTCCTGGAATTGCTCAGTCAGCGCGAGCACGCCGTCGCCGAGATGCTGCCGGAAGTCGGAGTCGAGCCCGCGAACCTCTCCCAGCAACTGGCGGTACTTCGCCGGGCCGGCCTCGTGACCACCCGTAAAGAAGGCTCCACCGTTTTCTACTCGCTGACGAGCCCTTACGTCGCCGAGCTGCTGGCAGTGGCCCGCCGGATCCTGACCGGCGTCCTGTCGGGACAGATCGAGCTCCTGGAGGATCTGCGCACACCGGCCGCCGATCGTTGACGCCTGGACCGTCGCCGTTCCCACGGGGAAGCACGGCCTGCACTGTGCGAGCAGGATGACGTCACCGCCGGTTCGGCCATGCTGGTCATCGCGGCACCCGTTCGCGCAGGATGGCTTCGGCGCCGCGGGCGAGCTCGAGTTCTTCCCGGGTCCGCACGATCAGCACGGGTGCCGCCGAGCCCGGCGCGCTGATGACCCGGTCGGCGTCGGTGCGCTCCAACGGGGCCACGCGCAGGCCCAGTACGCCGAGACCGGCGGTGACAGCGGCAACCACCTCCGGCTGGTACTCGGCCACTCCGCCGGTGAACACGAGGGCATCGAGCCGATCGAGGTTCGTCGCCAGGGCGCCGATCTCCCGCCGCAGCCGGTGCACGTAGACCTCGACGGCCAGTTTCGCGTCCGGATCGCCGGCCGCGGCCGCGACCAGCGCCGAACCCAGATCACCGCTACCGCCGCACATGCCCGCGATCCCGGACCGCTGGTAGAGCGCCTCGCTCATCTCCTCCGGCCCCATCGGCGCCGTCTTCATCACGTGCAGCAGCAGCCCCGGGTCGATCGAGCCCGATCGGGTGGCCATCGCAGGCCCCTCCAGCGGCGTGAACCCCATCGACGTGTCAGCGCTCGCGCCGTCACGCACGGCAGTGACCGACACGCCCGCGCCGACATGCGCACACACCAGCTGCAGATCCGTTGCCACCTTTCCCAGCAGGACCGCGGCGCGGCGCACCACGTAACCGCACGACAAGCCGTGGAACCCGTAACGGCGCAACCGGCCCTGCCGCGTCCACGCACGCGGCAGCGGGTAATGCGCGGCGGCAGCGGGCAGGCCCGAGTGGAACGCGGTGTCAAAGCACGCCACCACCGGCACACCGGGCAACAGAGCCCGCACCGCGCGGGCCACCGACAACGACGCGGGCTGGTGCAGCGGCGCGAGCGGCACGAGCCGCTCCAGGTTCGCCAGCAGGTCGTCGGTCACCAGCGCCGGCGCCTTCTGCGAGCCGCCGTGGACGAAACGAACCGCGACCGCGTCCGGGCGCGCCCAGCGGTGCACCGCATCCAAGACCAGCCGCGGTTCGGTCAGCTGCCACGCCGTCCAACCCACGGCGATGCCGTCTTCGACCAAGGCGGCTTTCAGGTTCGACGAACCAGGATTAAGGGTCAGGACTCGCACGGTCACTCCTCAGTCCGATCAGCCGGGTAGACGGGCAAACGGATCAGTGCTGTCACTTGCTCCAAGTGCACGCGAACGTCGTCGACGGCCACGCGCCTCGCGACGCGGTGCGCTTTCCGTCCTCAGCAGACTCTTCGATCCGCGCCTGATCGTCCGGCCAGGCGGCGACGTTTGGCGGCCGGGAACCGGGCGGCAGTCCCGGCATGCTCACTCCTCTCCCCCGCTTTCGATCCGGAAGCCAGGAAACGCCGTCGCGTGGATCGGCCGACGCGGCCGGACTGCCCGAAGGCGAAGGTCTAAGGTCCCGCGTCACACCACGCGGACAACCGGACGTACCCAGCCATCGAGCACCTCGGCTTTGGCCTTGAAACCGGTTTCATCCCGCGCTCGGTAGCGCGCCGGCCGTCACTGTCCGATGGACGGGAAACCGCACAACCCCCGGGACAGGGCAGGAAGTCCCTTTGCGGCGGTGACGAAATCAACCCCGAGACGCGCCCTCCGCTCCTAGTGCCGCCGGTGCACCGCCATCGATCCTGGAGCTCCACGCGCACCCTGAGGAGGATCGATGACGCAACAGCAAGCACGGGCGCAAGACCTGCTCGGCGACCGGTTCGCCCCGCACCCGCACTTCTCGCTCGTGCGCCACACGATCGTCGACGCGCCGGTCAAGGACACCTACGCCGCGGCCCGGGACCTCGACCTCACCGACATCCACAGTGGACTGCTGACCGCGGCAGAGCGGCTGCGCGAACTGCCCCAGCGCTGGCGCGGCACCCGGCACGGCCCGCCGCGGCAGCCGACCCGCCTGACGGTGGACGACCTCGACAGCGGATCGGACTGGACGCTGCTCGGCGAGCACCCCGGCACCGAGTTCGCGGTCGGCGTCGCCGGGAAGTTCTGGCGGCCCGTCATCACCCTGCGGCGGGTCGAACCGGAGGACTTCGAGAAATTCAGCGAACCCGGTTACGGCAAGCTGGTCATCACCTTCGGCGTCCGTCCCTACGGGGTCCACCGCAGTCTGCTGACGATCGACTCCCGCGTGCAGCTCACCGATCCGCAGAGCTGGCTGAAGTTCCGCCGGTACTGGCGCGTCGCCTACCCGTTCGCCCGAATGGCCCAGACCACCCTGGTGCGCACCATCGACCGGGAGGCACGCGAGCGGTCGCTGGCCACCTACAGCCGCGACGACTGAGCCGTCGGTTCGGGCCGGTCTCCGCCACGATTCCGGCGGGCGAACCGGCTCAGCGGTCGCCGTGGCTTCGGCCTCCGCGACGGGCGGGGCGGCTGCCCGTACCGAGACCCACGCAGGCTTCCGCGCGAGCGCCGGACGACTCAGGAGCGCGACCGCTTCGCAAGCTCGGAGTACCACTCCCGCTGCCACCGCCCGGCGCGGTACCGGTTGAGGGCTAACGCGGCGCCGCCGTAAACCAGCGCGAGCGCCAGGCACGTGACGAAGTACAACCCGATCGCCGCACAGACCGCGTTGACCACCGCAGCGACGGCGGACAGGGGCGCGGCGACGGGGGCGCCCGAGCGGTCCAGCCAGATCGGGACCTGATCGCCGCGCCGGCTGCCGGCGGGGGCGTCCACGAGTCCGAAGTGGCGCTCACCGCCGGGGCCGGACCACATCGCGTCGGCAGGCGCCGGAGGGCGGGCCTCGCCGCTGCGGCCCGCGACGGAGTCCGGCGGGCCGTCGGCGAGCAACGTCGCCGTCGCCGGCCGGCGTTCGCCGAGCTCGCGCGCTGACTGCTGCTTCTGTGCGACGGAGAAGGCGGAGCCGGCCGTCGCCAAGGCCGGGACCGCCGCGAGCGTCAGCAGGACCACCAGGAGCAGCAGGCCCGCCTGCACCCGGTCCGACGTCCGCGCCACCGAGCCACGGCCGGGCACCAGCAGGTGCCGCCACCGCGGCCGGCGGTTCGCCGGCGGGTTCACGTCTCGCACCTCCCCTTTGCCCGGGCGTGCTCCCTCCAGCTTGGGCCGCGGTCCGGGCCGGTCGAAGAGCCGTTGTACCCGGCGCGACGGGCCGCCGGTCCTCACGGCCGAGGCCGGAGGCGGCTCATCCGAGGACCGAAGCCCCTTGGCGGGCCGGCGCCGCGGCCGTCAAGGTCGAACCGGGCGCTCACGAACGGAGAACCACCATGGAGACGCGTGACATCATGTCCACGCCGGTGCTCGCGGTGACGCCGTCCGCGTCGCTCGCGGAGGCCGCGCGCGAGATGCTCTGCCGCGGGTTCACCAGCCTCCCCGTGGTCGACGCCGGTGGCAGGCTCGTCGGTGTCGTGGACGAAGCCGACCTCGTGCGGGCCGGTTTCCCGGACCCGGCCCGGGAGCTCGGTAACGCCGACCGCCGTGCCACGCCGGCGGCCGGCTCCGACACTGTCGAAGCCGTCATGCACACCCCCGGCGTGGCCGTGCCCGCCGACCTCGATCCGGCCGAGCTCGCCCGTCGCATGACGGACGCGGGTGTACGCGCGCTGCCCGTCGTGGAGCACGAGCTGCTGGTCGGAGTGGTGACGTTCCAGGACGTACTGCGCGTCCTGCCCGCCGCCGGGCAACCCTGAGCCCGCCGATCGGCGGGCCGGGACGGCAGCGTGCTCGGGCGACGCAGGGGAGCACCATCGCCCCGCACGTCCGGCGGCGCCCCGAACGCGACGCCAAGACCCTTGGCCGGGCGCCGCCGTGGCCGGTCCACTTCGGACATGGAACTCACCCGATGGCGTGGCAGCGCAGCAGTGTTCCCGCTTCCGAAGCGCACCGACCGAGCCCCTCGCGGAATTCCGGGACGCGCCGAACGGCCCGGTCTGCGCCCACGGCGATCCGGACACCGGGCTGATCACCCGCGTCGGCCGACCTCCTCGTCGTCGGCGCCACGGCGCGCGGCCTGGTCTGGCAGCGTCTCCCAGGCGTGCGTGCACCGCTCCCGCTGTCCCGTGGTGGTCTCGTGATCCCCGAGGATGCCCGCAGCCCGGCACCGGCGCGGTGTGCCGGCTGCTCAGGCGTTGGCGCCCGGCCACCGCCACTCCCGCACTTCCGGCAGGTCTTCCCCGTGCTCGGTGATCCACCGGCGATGCCGGTCCTGCGCCTGGGTCATCCGCTGGCGCAGCACGCCGGCGGTGGAGACAAGTCCCGGGACGCGGTCGAGCACGTCGATCACGAGCTGGAATCGGTCCATGCGGTTGAGCACCAGCATGTCGAACGGCGTTGTCGTGGTGCCGTGCTCGGTGTAGCCACGGACGTGGAGTTCGGCGTGGTTGGTGCGGCGGTAGGCCAGCCGGTGGATGAGCCATGGGTAGCCGTGGTAGGCGAAGATGACCGGCCGGTCCGGGGTGAACAGGGCGTCGAACTCGCGGTCGCCCAGCCCGTGCGGGTGTTCAGCGGCCGGTTGCAGCCGCATGAGGTCCACGACGTTCACGACCCGCACGGCGAGGTCGGGCAGCTCGGTTCGCAGGATCGACGCGGCCGCGAGGACCTCCAGTGTCGGGGCATCCCCGGCGCAGGCGAGCACGACGTCGGGCTCGCGGTCGAGGTGCGTGCTCGCCCACTCCCAGATCCCCACACCACGCGCGCAGTGCAGCGCGGCTTCCTGCGGGTCGAGCCAGTCCGGCGTCTCGTTCTTGCCCGCCACGATCACGTTCACGTAGTCACGACTGCGCAAGCAGTGCGCGGCGACCTCCAGCAGCGTGTTGGTGTCCGGCGGCAAGTACACGCGCACGACCTCCGGGCTCTTGTTCGCCACGTGGTCGACGAACCCGGGGTCCTGGTGGGAGAAACCGTTGTGGTCCTGCCGCCACACGTGCGACGTGAGCAGGTAGTTCAGCGACGCCACCGGCCGCCGCCACGGGACAGCGCGGTGGGTGCGCAGCCACTTGACGTGCTGGTTGGCCATCGAGTCGACGATGTGCACGAACGCCTCGTAACACGAAAACAGGCCGTGGCGGCCGCTGAGCAGGTACCCCTCGAGCCAGCCCTGGCACAGGTGCTCCGAGAGCACCTCCAGCACGCGGCCGTCGGGTGCCAGGTGCTCGTCGGGCGCAGCGAGGGGCAGCTGCCACGCTTTTGCCGTGACGTCATACACGGCGTCGAGCCGGTTGGACGCCGTCTCGTCCGGCCCGAACAACCGGAAGTTCGCGCTCTCGGCGTTGCGCCGGAACACCTCACGCAGGAAGCGGCCCAGCGCCCGCGTCGGCTCCGCGGACGTCGCACCCGGTTCGACCACCGGCATCGCGTGCTCGGCGAGGCCGGGGAGGTCGAGCGGACGCAGCAGCACGCCGCCGTTGGCGTGCGGGTTCGCGCCCATGCGCCGGTCGCCTCGGGGAATCAACGCCGTGACCGCCGCGGTGGGGCGGCCCCGCTCGTCGAACAGCTCGTCGGGCCGGTAGGACCGCAGCCACTCCTCCAGCGCCCGCAGGTGCTCCGGGTCCTCCCGCACCCGCGCGAGCGGCACCTGGTGCGCGCGCCAGGTGCCCTCCACCTGTCGTCCGTCCACTGTGGCCGGTCCGGTCCAGCCTTTCGGTGAGCGCAGCACGATCATCGGCCAGGGCCGCGCCCGGCGACCGCGGCGCAGCACCGCCAGATCGGCGACCACGGCGTCGAGCGCGGCCGCCATCGCCTGGTGCATCACCGCGGGTTCGGCGCCCTCCACGTACGTGGGGGCCCAGCCGGCGCCGCGCAGCAACGCGTCCAGCTCGGCCGGCGGGATCCGGGACAACAGCGTGGGGTTGGCGATCTTGTAGCCGTTGAGGTGCAGGATCGGCAGCACCGCGCCGTCCCGGCCCGGGTCGAGGAACCGGCTCGCCTGCCAGCTCGTGGCCAGCGGGCCCGTCTCGGCCTCACCGTCGCCGACCACGCACGCGACGAGCAAGCCGGGGTTGTCGAACGCGGCACCGAAAGCATGGGCGAGCGAGTAGCCGAGCTCACCGCCTTCGTGGATCGACCCCGGCACGTGGGGGGAAACGTGACTCGGTACGCCACCTGGGAAGGAGAACTGCCGGAAGAGCCGGCGCATGCCTTCCTCGTCACGCGGAACTTCGGGCCACAGCTCGGAGTACGTTCCTTCAAGCCACGTGTGTGCCCGGAGGGCAGGTCCGCCGTGCCCGGGACCGGTCACGAACATCGCGTCGAGGTCGTGGGTGAGGATGGCGCGGTTGAGGTGGGCGTAGACGAAGTTCAGTCCCGGCGAGGTCCCCCAGTGCCCGAGCAGGCGCGGTTTGACCTGTCCAGCCACGAGCGGTTCCCGCAGCAGCGGGTTGCCCATCAGATAGATCTGCCCCGCCGCGAGGTAGTTGGCCGCCCGCCACTGCGCGTCGAGCTGAGCCAGCTCGACCGGGGACAGCGCTGCCGCCGTGGTGTCGAGAGCCGTCATCGCTTCGACTCCGGCCGCACCACCAGCACCGGGCACGAAGCGTGCTGGATCAGCGCCTGGCTCGTGGAGCCGAGGAGCATCCCGGCGAACCCGCCGCGCCCGCGGCTGCCGACGACCACCAGCTGGGCCCGCTCGGACTCGGCGAGCAGCGTGTGCTGCGGCCGGTCCCGGACCAGTGCCCGGCGGACCTCGACGTCGGGGAACTTCTCCTGCCAGCCCGCCAGCCGCTGCGCCAGGAGCCGCTCCTCCGTCGGCGCGATCGATTCCGGCTGCGGCATCAACCGGGCGGT encodes:
- a CDS encoding helix-turn-helix transcriptional regulator — encoded protein: MSRPLYQLKAEFFKTLGHPARIRVLELLSQREHAVAEMLPEVGVEPANLSQQLAVLRRAGLVTTRKEGSTVFYSLTSPYVAELLAVARRILTGVLSGQIELLEDLRTPAADR
- a CDS encoding acetate/propionate family kinase; this encodes MRVLTLNPGSSNLKAALVEDGIAVGWTAWQLTEPRLVLDAVHRWARPDAVAVRFVHGGSQKAPALVTDDLLANLERLVPLAPLHQPASLSVARAVRALLPGVPVVACFDTAFHSGLPAAAAHYPLPRAWTRQGRLRRYGFHGLSCGYVVRRAAVLLGKVATDLQLVCAHVGAGVSVTAVRDGASADTSMGFTPLEGPAMATRSGSIDPGLLLHVMKTAPMGPEEMSEALYQRSGIAGMCGGSGDLGSALVAAAAGDPDAKLAVEVYVHRLRREIGALATNLDRLDALVFTGGVAEYQPEVVAAVTAGLGVLGLRVAPLERTDADRVISAPGSAAPVLIVRTREELELARGAEAILRERVPR
- a CDS encoding HPP family protein; the protein is METRDIMSTPVLAVTPSASLAEAAREMLCRGFTSLPVVDAGGRLVGVVDEADLVRAGFPDPARELGNADRRATPAAGSDTVEAVMHTPGVAVPADLDPAELARRMTDAGVRALPVVEHELLVGVVTFQDVLRVLPAAGQP
- a CDS encoding phosphoketolase; its protein translation is MTALDTTAAALSPVELAQLDAQWRAANYLAAGQIYLMGNPLLREPLVAGQVKPRLLGHWGTSPGLNFVYAHLNRAILTHDLDAMFVTGPGHGGPALRAHTWLEGTYSELWPEVPRDEEGMRRLFRQFSFPGGVPSHVSPHVPGSIHEGGELGYSLAHAFGAAFDNPGLLVACVVGDGEAETGPLATSWQASRFLDPGRDGAVLPILHLNGYKIANPTLLSRIPPAELDALLRGAGWAPTYVEGAEPAVMHQAMAAALDAVVADLAVLRRGRRARPWPMIVLRSPKGWTGPATVDGRQVEGTWRAHQVPLARVREDPEHLRALEEWLRSYRPDELFDERGRPTAAVTALIPRGDRRMGANPHANGGVLLRPLDLPGLAEHAMPVVEPGATSAEPTRALGRFLREVFRRNAESANFRLFGPDETASNRLDAVYDVTAKAWQLPLAAPDEHLAPDGRVLEVLSEHLCQGWLEGYLLSGRHGLFSCYEAFVHIVDSMANQHVKWLRTHRAVPWRRPVASLNYLLTSHVWRQDHNGFSHQDPGFVDHVANKSPEVVRVYLPPDTNTLLEVAAHCLRSRDYVNVIVAGKNETPDWLDPQEAALHCARGVGIWEWASTHLDREPDVVLACAGDAPTLEVLAAASILRTELPDLAVRVVNVVDLMRLQPAAEHPHGLGDREFDALFTPDRPVIFAYHGYPWLIHRLAYRRTNHAELHVRGYTEHGTTTTPFDMLVLNRMDRFQLVIDVLDRVPGLVSTAGVLRQRMTQAQDRHRRWITEHGEDLPEVREWRWPGANA